One segment of Geoanaerobacter pelophilus DNA contains the following:
- a CDS encoding transketolase family protein — protein sequence MRNTFINTILEACKERDDIFILSGDAGLGVFDRFKEEYPDRFRNMGAAEQNTVSFAAGLAMTGYKVIVYNIIPFLLYRCYEQVRNDICCQGLPVVLVGIGSGITYAPQGMSHYSVEDLGLVQTLPDLVAISPIDPCEARAAASYALDCHKPVYVRLAKNGEPLFHQHEVTNIAAPQIIRNGEHADTAILFHGSVANEVMAAYETLKDRSRAPLVVSVPTLQPFDVPAIAGILSGFKNVVSVEEHYSNCGLGGMLARLKAETCADWQLTSMGIPYGYIHDVRKTAGLRASLGIATEYIVRSVEAVSGFAS from the coding sequence GTGAGAAATACCTTTATCAACACAATCCTTGAAGCATGCAAGGAGCGCGACGATATCTTCATTCTGAGCGGTGACGCCGGTCTTGGGGTGTTCGACCGGTTTAAGGAAGAGTATCCCGATCGATTCCGCAACATGGGGGCTGCCGAGCAGAACACCGTCAGCTTTGCCGCTGGTCTCGCAATGACCGGCTACAAGGTCATTGTCTACAATATCATCCCCTTTTTGCTTTACCGCTGTTATGAACAGGTGCGCAACGATATCTGCTGCCAGGGGTTGCCGGTTGTCCTTGTTGGTATCGGCAGCGGCATTACCTACGCCCCTCAGGGGATGAGCCATTATTCCGTTGAGGATCTCGGCCTAGTACAGACCCTCCCCGATCTGGTTGCGATCTCTCCCATAGATCCCTGCGAGGCGCGGGCTGCCGCTTCTTATGCGCTCGATTGCCACAAGCCGGTCTATGTGAGGCTGGCAAAAAACGGCGAACCGCTGTTCCACCAGCATGAGGTCACGAATATTGCGGCGCCCCAGATCATCAGGAATGGGGAACATGCTGATACCGCAATACTTTTCCATGGTTCTGTTGCCAATGAAGTGATGGCTGCCTATGAAACCCTCAAGGATAGGTCTCGGGCTCCGCTTGTTGTTTCCGTGCCTACTTTGCAGCCCTTTGATGTGCCGGCAATCGCCGGGATCCTGTCTGGCTTCAAGAATGTCGTCTCGGTCGAAGAGCATTATAGCAACTGTGGTCTGGGGGGCATGCTGGCGCGGCTCAAAGCGGAAACCTGTGCCGATTGGCAGCTGACCAGCATGGGGATTCCCTATGGCTATATCCACGATGTCCGGAAAACAGCCGGGTTGAGAGCTAGCCTGGGTATTGCCACTGAATATATCGTGCGCTCGGTTGAGGCCGTATCCGGATTTGCGTCATGA
- a CDS encoding tetratricopeptide repeat protein encodes MLDWLKKLYWECSPHFFSVLFLTTAAFAVYGPILGHEFLGNWDDNRYILENFDVQGISWLRIKAVFSRYYVGNYAPVQMLSYMLDYLLWGLWPGGYLLTNLLLHLAASVLLYRFFFQLTEERLAAWSGAALFLLHPVQVETVAWISQRKNLLAMLFFLGAWDCYRLYRDSISQRGRLYFAASVVALLLAVLSKSIAVIFPVVILIYDNCYPSLSARFKVLDKVPYLLVAVAAAALAVLSQTPNYTEWGAGGGRAGYHGGSAMATFLTMLPVFCSYIRLIVWPFNLSALYDPAIHKSIDAYVLAAALVLSVICFLLYRLYKYDRRIAFWPLLAIVALLPVSQIVPLVTLINDRYLYFPMIGVAALLAYGVKLAGVRWPGRLRPIIISLTILLFFLAGVSMQRIDVWRNGISLWKDTVGKSPKLALAWEGLGEALHYNAQPDYEGAKKAYLRAVELSPDSDITRYNLGLLYTSLNDFANADQVLRELLKRSPNNVMGWAAFGDLALRRSLFTEAETRFRKALSLQPEAVQVHQKIGNLMIVLGRFDEARHCYLRIEEIQGGNDPINAYELARLEALAGDAGGAIRWLETALQRGYGNFAGIMTDEELTPIRSDGRFGDLVTKYFPKP; translated from the coding sequence ATGCTTGACTGGTTAAAAAAACTGTATTGGGAATGCAGCCCCCACTTTTTTTCTGTCCTGTTCCTTACAACGGCTGCCTTTGCCGTCTATGGACCGATTCTCGGCCATGAATTCCTGGGTAATTGGGACGATAACAGGTACATCCTGGAAAATTTCGATGTCCAAGGGATTTCCTGGCTGCGGATTAAAGCGGTATTCTCCCGGTATTATGTAGGCAACTATGCCCCGGTGCAGATGCTTTCCTACATGCTTGATTATCTTCTCTGGGGACTGTGGCCCGGGGGCTATCTCCTTACCAATCTTCTGCTGCATCTTGCTGCTTCTGTCCTATTGTACCGGTTTTTTTTCCAGCTCACTGAAGAGCGCCTTGCCGCTTGGTCGGGCGCGGCCTTGTTCCTGCTGCATCCTGTGCAAGTGGAGACGGTTGCCTGGATTTCCCAGCGAAAAAATCTGCTGGCAATGCTCTTTTTTCTGGGGGCGTGGGACTGTTACCGCTTATACCGGGACAGCATTTCGCAGCGTGGCCGTCTTTATTTTGCGGCTTCCGTTGTTGCCCTGTTGCTGGCAGTTTTGTCCAAATCAATAGCGGTCATCTTTCCCGTTGTTATTCTCATTTATGACAACTGTTATCCATCACTGTCAGCTCGATTCAAGGTTCTGGACAAGGTCCCGTATTTGCTTGTAGCGGTGGCTGCTGCTGCACTTGCCGTTCTCAGCCAGACGCCCAACTATACCGAGTGGGGTGCCGGAGGCGGCCGTGCCGGTTATCACGGCGGTAGCGCCATGGCGACTTTTCTGACCATGCTTCCCGTATTCTGTAGCTACATCCGCCTCATTGTCTGGCCCTTTAACCTCAGTGCACTTTACGACCCGGCTATTCATAAGAGCATTGACGCTTATGTCCTTGCTGCGGCGCTTGTGCTCAGTGTCATCTGCTTTTTGCTCTACCGTTTGTACAAATATGACCGACGCATTGCCTTTTGGCCCCTCTTGGCAATTGTGGCCTTGCTGCCGGTTTCGCAGATTGTGCCGCTGGTAACGCTGATCAACGATCGTTACCTTTATTTTCCCATGATTGGAGTTGCCGCTTTGCTGGCCTACGGTGTCAAGCTGGCCGGCGTGCGTTGGCCAGGGCGTTTACGGCCGATTATCATCTCTCTGACGATTTTGCTGTTTTTCTTGGCAGGCGTTTCCATGCAAAGGATTGATGTCTGGCGCAACGGAATTTCTCTCTGGAAAGATACGGTCGGCAAAAGCCCAAAACTTGCGTTAGCTTGGGAAGGGCTTGGAGAGGCTTTGCACTATAATGCCCAGCCGGATTATGAGGGGGCAAAGAAGGCCTATCTGCGAGCCGTTGAGCTTAGCCCTGACAGTGATATAACCCGCTACAACCTGGGGCTCCTGTATACCTCGCTGAACGATTTTGCTAATGCCGACCAGGTGCTTCGGGAACTATTGAAGCGCAGTCCAAACAATGTGATGGGATGGGCGGCATTCGGGGATCTTGCCCTGCGCCGGTCTCTATTCACGGAAGCGGAGACCCGTTTCCGGAAGGCCCTGTCTCTGCAACCCGAGGCGGTGCAGGTACACCAGAAAATCGGCAACCTGATGATTGTTCTCGGAAGGTTCGATGAGGCGCGGCATTGCTATTTGCGAATTGAGGAGATTCAGGGTGGGAACGATCCCATTAATGCTTATGAGCTTGCCAGATTAGAGGCTCTTGCCGGGGATGCCGGTGGTGCGATCCGGTGGCTGGAAACAGCTTTGCAGCGCGGCTACGGCAATTTTGCCGGCATAATGACCGACGAGGAGCTGACCCCGATCCGCTCGGATGGCCGTTTTGGCGATCTGGTGACTAAATACTTCCCGAAGCCTTAA
- a CDS encoding FkbM family methyltransferase — protein MKFNRFALALIEDLIDNRPPVTAILDRITEPAAQGKVAFYPCNRCSNDLLKLLKQHAPECLVNIAGCFDQSPDAFTEAGIDLYPLDQLPQVASSLAAIIVTSNVFHARESEAITRLVGPAVPMVKVSGVELELAGLDPKQLIADIRKVLDLLADEKSRAVYLLAWLARLLNDENLTQLFANDQDQNLVLAEGAVSYKGYRLNNLPVDIIRELAVDIYSLGSVAAVGGDTVLDIGAFKGDTAIYFADLVGSSGRVFSFEPVQANFTDLVLNVRQNGLDDIVVPVNKGCGRSPGRLRIATAPQGSPWAFLSEERGVEDIDVTTVDEFVAAEHLERVDFIKLDVEGVELDAIIGAKKTIETFRPKMAVSLYHNLVDLTELPLMLHSMAAYNLYVRCKMAGPWSIFLYCEPR, from the coding sequence TTGAAGTTCAATCGGTTTGCATTGGCCCTTATTGAGGATCTTATCGACAATCGCCCCCCGGTAACAGCGATCCTTGACCGGATCACTGAACCTGCCGCGCAGGGTAAAGTCGCTTTTTACCCCTGTAATCGCTGCTCTAATGATCTTTTAAAGCTGCTGAAACAGCATGCTCCCGAATGCCTGGTCAATATCGCCGGTTGCTTCGACCAATCGCCGGATGCCTTTACTGAAGCCGGCATCGACCTGTATCCACTGGATCAACTCCCTCAAGTTGCCTCGTCGCTTGCGGCCATCATCGTAACCTCAAATGTCTTTCATGCGCGAGAGTCCGAGGCGATAACCAGGCTTGTCGGTCCGGCAGTACCGATGGTCAAAGTTTCAGGTGTTGAGCTGGAACTTGCCGGTCTTGACCCGAAACAGCTCATTGCGGACATCCGCAAGGTTCTTGATCTGCTGGCAGACGAGAAATCCAGGGCGGTCTATCTGCTGGCCTGGCTGGCAAGGCTGCTGAATGATGAGAATTTGACCCAGTTGTTTGCCAATGATCAGGATCAGAACTTAGTTCTTGCGGAAGGGGCGGTTTCCTATAAAGGTTACCGGCTCAACAACCTGCCGGTTGATATAATCAGAGAACTCGCCGTAGATATTTATTCCCTTGGATCTGTTGCCGCTGTCGGCGGAGATACCGTCTTGGATATCGGTGCTTTCAAAGGGGACACGGCAATTTATTTTGCCGATCTGGTAGGCAGTAGCGGCAGGGTGTTCTCCTTTGAACCGGTGCAGGCAAATTTTACCGACCTTGTTCTCAACGTGCGCCAGAATGGACTGGATGATATAGTTGTGCCGGTAAACAAGGGGTGTGGCCGCAGTCCTGGCAGGCTGCGCATTGCCACGGCACCACAAGGATCACCGTGGGCTTTCCTCTCGGAGGAGCGGGGTGTGGAGGATATAGACGTTACAACGGTCGATGAGTTTGTTGCGGCAGAGCACTTGGAGAGGGTTGACTTCATCAAGCTGGATGTGGAAGGGGTGGAACTCGATGCCATCATCGGTGCGAAAAAGACCATCGAAACATTCCGTCCGAAGATGGCGGTGAGCCTTTATCACAATCTTGTCGATCTGACCGAACTGCCTCTGATGCTGCACTCCATGGCTGCCTATAACCTTTATGTCCGCTGTAAAATGGCTGGGCCGTGGAGCATTTTCCTCTATTGCGAACCAAGGTGA
- a CDS encoding formylglycine-generating enzyme family protein, protein MKYRIIAFSICYLVCHIGSVSAIETKAVSDPATGMEFVLVKGGCFNMGSTENASEKPVHEICVNDFYLGKYEVTQAQWEKVMGSNPSSLKDCGPMCPVDNVSWNDAQVFIKKLNEKSNKTYRLPTEGELEYAAGNGGKNEPWPGTADKAKLGEYAWFAGNSNGVYHKVGEKKPNGLGLYDMSGNVWEWCQDWYSETYYAESPKNNPSGPATGVFRAARGGSYDNDETSLRVANRDNLTPDSRNGNLGLRLLFVPN, encoded by the coding sequence ATGAAATACAGAATAATCGCCTTCTCGATATGTTACTTGGTTTGCCACATCGGTTCAGTCTCTGCCATTGAAACTAAAGCTGTTTCTGACCCTGCAACCGGCATGGAGTTCGTGCTTGTCAAGGGGGGCTGCTTCAACATGGGGAGCACGGAAAACGCTAGTGAAAAACCGGTTCATGAGATCTGTGTAAATGATTTCTATCTTGGGAAGTATGAGGTGACTCAGGCTCAATGGGAAAAGGTGATGGGGAGTAATCCCAGCAGTTTAAAGGATTGTGGCCCGATGTGTCCTGTTGATAATGTGTCTTGGAATGATGCGCAGGTGTTCATCAAAAAACTCAATGAGAAAAGCAATAAAACATACCGTCTGCCGACAGAAGGGGAATTGGAATACGCAGCCGGCAATGGCGGTAAGAATGAACCCTGGCCCGGAACTGCTGATAAAGCCAAATTGGGAGAGTACGCGTGGTTTGCTGGAAACAGCAACGGTGTTTACCATAAAGTAGGAGAGAAAAAACCCAACGGTTTGGGGCTCTATGACATGAGCGGCAATGTCTGGGAGTGGTGCCAGGATTGGTACAGCGAGACCTATTACGCCGAAAGCCCGAAGAACAATCCGTCAGGGCCTGCAACCGGAGTATTCCGTGCCGCACGCGGAGGGAGCTACGATAATGATGAAACCAGTCTTCGCGTGGCGAACAGGGACAATCTGACCCCTGATTCAAGGAACGGCAATTTAGGATTACGTCTTTTGTTTGTCCCCAACTGA
- a CDS encoding SDR family oxidoreductase, whose protein sequence is MKILLFGGSGVMGTALDRVCRTVGFECLQPSHAAIDVTDADAVAGAIDKFAPAVVMNAVALIGYDLCENDPVEAFRINSLPASHLAKACAAREITFVQFSTHAVFDGAKDGPYSEQDSPNPLNSYAATKYLAELFCRNLCPRHYVVRLPTLFGPRRNDRLGFADKVLERIGKGEPLRIAVDKIDSPTYSLDAASRIIAVLQESLPYGVYHLANHGSASYFEFVAKILQIKGAAAVLLAAKDSDFPFQGKKPLKTAMTSAKLHNLRPWEDALQAYLENEGGI, encoded by the coding sequence ATGAAAATTCTCCTGTTCGGTGGGAGCGGGGTGATGGGGACAGCGCTGGATCGCGTTTGCCGCACTGTTGGTTTCGAGTGCCTTCAGCCAAGCCATGCCGCAATTGATGTGACCGATGCCGATGCGGTGGCCGGCGCGATTGATAAGTTTGCACCGGCAGTGGTAATGAATGCGGTGGCCCTGATCGGTTATGACCTTTGCGAGAACGATCCGGTTGAAGCTTTCCGGATAAACAGCCTGCCGGCGTCGCACCTGGCAAAGGCCTGTGCGGCACGGGAGATAACCTTTGTCCAGTTCAGCACTCATGCGGTTTTCGATGGCGCGAAAGACGGCCCCTATTCTGAACAGGACAGCCCCAATCCTCTGAACAGCTATGCCGCGACCAAGTACCTGGCAGAGCTTTTTTGCCGTAACCTTTGTCCCCGCCACTATGTAGTGCGGCTTCCGACTCTCTTCGGCCCTCGTCGGAATGACCGGCTGGGGTTCGCAGACAAGGTGCTGGAGCGGATCGGTAAAGGGGAGCCGCTGCGGATCGCTGTTGACAAGATTGATTCACCGACCTATTCCCTTGATGCGGCTTCAAGAATCATCGCTGTTTTACAGGAATCTCTCCCTTATGGGGTATATCACCTGGCAAACCATGGTTCGGCAAGTTATTTCGAGTTCGTGGCGAAAATCCTCCAGATCAAAGGCGCTGCCGCAGTGCTCTTAGCGGCCAAGGACAGCGATTTTCCTTTTCAGGGGAAAAAGCCGTTGAAGACTGCCATGACATCTGCAAAGCTTCACAACCTGAGACCGTGGGAGGATGCATTGCAAGCATATCTTGAAAACGAGGGGGGCATTTGA
- a CDS encoding GDP-mannose 4,6-dehydratase, with the protein MRKIVVIGSNSFSGSDFIDLLLQDPENEVLGISRSAEKSPLFLPYRRHESPRFLFRQLNLNVDLVELVATLDSFRPEYIVNFAAQSEVAPSWLHPGQWFQTNAVALAGLVDYLKDCSYLKRYVHISSPEIYGTCSGSVLEDAPYNPSTPYAASKAAADMCLLAYFRQFGFPVVLIRATNVYGAHQQLFKIIPKSVIRMRAGQKIELHGGGAAVKSYIHIRDVSRGELAAMLHGNPGDIFHLSPDQGISIKDLVSLISRKMGVPFADAVQIVPERPGQDAAYVIDSSRARRMLGWQPTVILEDGLQEVIAWIDGNWDAISRLDHEYIHTP; encoded by the coding sequence ATGAGAAAAATTGTTGTCATCGGCAGCAACTCATTTTCCGGGAGCGATTTCATTGATCTGCTGCTCCAGGATCCGGAAAATGAAGTGCTTGGGATCAGCCGATCCGCGGAAAAATCTCCTCTATTCCTCCCCTACAGAAGGCATGAAAGCCCGAGGTTCTTATTCCGGCAGCTGAACCTGAATGTTGATCTGGTGGAGCTGGTGGCTACGCTCGACAGCTTCAGGCCTGAGTACATTGTCAACTTTGCCGCCCAGAGTGAGGTTGCCCCGAGCTGGCTCCACCCGGGCCAATGGTTTCAGACGAATGCCGTTGCATTGGCTGGACTGGTCGACTACCTGAAAGATTGCAGTTACCTCAAGCGCTATGTCCACATCTCTTCACCGGAAATTTACGGGACCTGCAGTGGATCCGTACTGGAAGATGCACCGTACAATCCGAGTACTCCCTATGCGGCCTCCAAGGCCGCGGCTGACATGTGCCTCCTGGCTTATTTCCGGCAGTTCGGTTTTCCCGTCGTGCTGATCAGGGCGACCAATGTTTACGGGGCTCATCAGCAGCTTTTCAAGATTATCCCCAAGTCAGTAATAAGAATGCGCGCTGGGCAGAAGATCGAGCTTCATGGCGGCGGGGCCGCAGTGAAATCCTACATTCATATCCGGGATGTATCTCGCGGTGAACTTGCCGCAATGCTCCATGGCAACCCAGGGGACATTTTTCATCTTTCGCCGGATCAGGGTATCAGCATCAAGGATCTGGTAAGCCTGATCAGCCGCAAAATGGGAGTCCCGTTTGCCGATGCCGTACAGATAGTCCCGGAGCGACCCGGACAGGATGCCGCCTATGTCATAGATTCTTCAAGAGCTCGGCGTATGCTTGGGTGGCAGCCGACCGTTATTCTGGAGGACGGCCTCCAGGAGGTAATTGCTTGGATCGACGGCAACTGGGACGCCATCTCCCGGCTGGACCACGAATATATTCACACTCCCTGA
- a CDS encoding ArnT family glycosyltransferase, whose product MNNPAKMATWAIALLIIVASVIVRVRLLGVPIERDEGEYAYMAQLLLKGIPPYTSAYTMKLPGVALIYTGVMAIFGQSAAAIHIGLALTNIANVTLVYLLGRRFLTVESAFTAAAFYALLSLSQTVLGIFAHATHFVVLFSLLGISLLSQPLKKYHAAIVFLGGICLGMAVLMKQHAAIMIIFALAFQLWPQNSGNKKLFTRDCSVFLAGAVIPYAVVAFWLYHAGVFTNFWFWTVKYAGAYAASLSLAAGLNEFARQFGAIAWSNLPIWLLAVVGIVKLCRKGLASEKQFLIGYAAASLLMVSQGLYFRPHYFILLLPPIAILGGYAAQALSRLLPTGPGKLLLPLAMVMAIGCFYYFESDYLFRLTPQEVSRKIYGTNPFPEAPVIADFLKRQTTGEDRIAILGSEPEILFYADRISATGHIYMYGLMENNRYSGLMQSQLISDIEATKPAYIVVVNNSASWLLREGSLNKVLDWGDSYIPLRYDEVGIVEIFSDKPARYLWGETPAGFVPTAESFVAIFRKRL is encoded by the coding sequence ATGAACAACCCAGCCAAGATGGCCACCTGGGCCATCGCTCTCCTGATCATTGTGGCATCGGTAATTGTGCGAGTTCGCCTGCTTGGGGTCCCCATTGAACGGGATGAGGGCGAGTATGCCTACATGGCCCAGCTTCTCCTCAAAGGGATTCCGCCCTATACCTCCGCGTATACCATGAAACTCCCCGGCGTTGCCCTTATTTACACAGGGGTCATGGCCATTTTCGGTCAGAGTGCTGCCGCCATCCATATCGGACTGGCGCTGACCAATATTGCCAACGTAACCCTTGTATATCTGCTGGGTAGGCGTTTTCTCACCGTAGAATCGGCTTTTACCGCAGCAGCATTTTATGCCCTGCTCTCCCTGAGCCAGACAGTCTTGGGCATTTTCGCTCATGCTACACACTTTGTAGTTCTTTTTTCCCTGTTAGGGATATCCCTGCTGAGTCAGCCCCTGAAAAAATATCATGCGGCAATAGTCTTCCTCGGCGGCATCTGTCTCGGCATGGCAGTCTTGATGAAGCAGCACGCCGCCATAATGATCATCTTTGCCCTGGCTTTTCAATTATGGCCCCAGAACTCCGGCAATAAGAAACTATTTACCAGGGATTGTTCTGTCTTTCTGGCCGGAGCAGTAATCCCCTATGCAGTGGTCGCCTTCTGGCTTTACCATGCCGGAGTATTTACCAACTTCTGGTTCTGGACAGTCAAGTATGCCGGCGCTTATGCTGCCAGCTTATCGTTGGCAGCAGGGCTCAACGAGTTTGCCCGCCAGTTTGGCGCCATCGCCTGGTCGAATCTGCCGATATGGCTGCTCGCAGTTGTCGGCATTGTCAAACTATGCCGGAAGGGCTTGGCTTCTGAAAAGCAATTCCTCATCGGATATGCGGCAGCTTCACTTTTAATGGTCTCACAAGGGCTCTACTTCCGACCGCACTACTTTATCCTGTTGCTGCCGCCGATTGCTATCCTTGGCGGTTATGCCGCTCAAGCGCTAAGCCGGTTACTACCAACCGGCCCGGGGAAGTTACTGCTGCCACTGGCTATGGTAATGGCCATCGGTTGTTTTTACTATTTTGAAAGCGATTACCTGTTCCGCCTGACCCCGCAGGAAGTCAGCCGGAAGATTTACGGCACCAACCCTTTCCCGGAGGCACCTGTAATCGCCGATTTCCTTAAAAGGCAAACGACAGGAGAAGACCGGATAGCGATTCTCGGATCAGAACCGGAAATACTCTTCTATGCCGACAGAATTTCGGCTACCGGCCATATTTACATGTATGGCCTGATGGAGAATAACCGGTATTCCGGGCTGATGCAGTCACAACTGATCAGTGATATCGAAGCAACAAAACCGGCTTATATCGTCGTTGTTAATAATTCGGCATCATGGCTGTTACGGGAGGGGTCCCTTAACAAGGTGCTTGATTGGGGAGACAGCTACATCCCTTTGAGATATGATGAAGTCGGCATCGTGGAGATCTTTTCCGACAAGCCGGCCCGCTACCTGTGGGGAGAAACACCGGCAGGCTTTGTACCGACTGCAGAGTCTTTTGTGGCCATATTCCGGAAAAGACTGTAG
- a CDS encoding radical SAM protein, which produces MSLPEASFSSKSSLPLLHLPENYNYIGVFLTLDCNLHCSYCINRFGVQSAGHRLMTRDQWLLGLNRLSSRPDLPITLQGGEPTLHPDFFAIINGIRPDLQVDLLTNLEIDGARFMTEIAPERLKRDAPYASIRVSYHPEVMSIESLAAKVLAFLQAGYSIGIWGIMHPRFTAEVVTAQQYCHSLGIDFRTKEFLGEYDGVMYGKFSYEGALERREGSRVSCRTSELIIGPDGGVYRCHSDLYAERTPVGHILDPELVLSSDFRRCDHYGFCNPCDVKLKTNRFQEYGHTSVEIVIEPFIK; this is translated from the coding sequence ATGTCATTGCCCGAAGCGTCATTTTCAAGCAAAAGTTCCCTCCCTCTCCTCCATCTGCCCGAAAATTACAATTATATCGGTGTGTTCCTGACCCTTGACTGCAACCTGCATTGCAGCTACTGCATAAATCGGTTCGGCGTGCAATCCGCCGGTCACCGGCTTATGACCAGAGACCAGTGGTTGCTGGGCTTGAACCGTCTCAGCTCGCGCCCTGATCTGCCCATTACACTGCAAGGGGGGGAGCCAACCCTGCATCCGGATTTCTTTGCTATCATCAACGGGATCCGTCCTGATCTACAGGTCGATCTGCTGACAAATCTGGAGATTGATGGGGCACGGTTCATGACGGAAATTGCTCCGGAGCGTCTCAAGCGGGATGCTCCCTATGCCTCCATCAGGGTCAGCTATCATCCTGAAGTGATGAGCATTGAGTCACTGGCCGCCAAGGTTCTCGCCTTTCTCCAGGCTGGCTACAGTATCGGCATCTGGGGGATCATGCATCCGCGTTTTACGGCTGAGGTCGTGACAGCTCAGCAATACTGCCATTCCTTGGGGATTGATTTTCGTACCAAAGAGTTTCTCGGCGAGTACGACGGGGTGATGTATGGCAAATTCTCCTATGAAGGGGCCTTGGAAAGAAGAGAGGGAAGCAGGGTCAGTTGCAGAACCTCGGAACTGATTATTGGGCCTGACGGTGGTGTCTACAGGTGCCACAGCGATCTTTATGCCGAGCGGACCCCGGTGGGGCACATTCTTGATCCGGAGCTGGTTTTGTCTTCGGATTTCAGGCGCTGCGACCATTACGGATTCTGCAACCCCTGTGATGTCAAGCTCAAGACCAACCGTTTCCAGGAGTACGGCCATACTTCGGTGGAGATTGTAATAGAGCCTTTTATAAAGTAA
- a CDS encoding radical SAM/SPASM domain-containing protein: protein MDGHKLLWHLDRVNQWVKGERIAPLHIDLGITTGCNIDCSFCYGVLQGRTGASSRFDMPKGPLLRFLREAKEAGVRSVLFDGQGENTLNSALYDAVACCGEIELSCALATNGTLLRRERMAELLAPLTWLRINISAATPESYRRIHGAPLFDKVVENIRLAVETRNNNGLATTIGMQMVLTYDNLDDIVPLSKLGAELGVDYLVIKPCSDDPQKSLNAPTGEYLELAEVFRAAEACSSNGYNVVVKANKLANSGLKDFPRCFGTRFIINISGDGSVFPCGHFFSTRREEFCMGNILENSFGEILSSDRYWSVQDKIASIDVNRECETNCRHYYICGFLWKLRNPPPHLDFI from the coding sequence ATGGACGGCCACAAGCTGCTCTGGCATCTTGACAGGGTGAACCAGTGGGTCAAAGGGGAGCGGATCGCCCCTCTGCATATCGACCTGGGAATCACCACCGGCTGCAATATTGACTGCAGCTTCTGTTACGGTGTTCTCCAGGGGCGAACCGGCGCGTCTTCACGGTTTGACATGCCGAAGGGGCCATTGCTGCGGTTTCTGCGGGAGGCCAAAGAGGCGGGGGTCCGTTCCGTGCTTTTTGACGGACAAGGTGAAAACACGCTGAACAGTGCGCTCTATGATGCGGTTGCCTGTTGTGGAGAGATAGAATTGAGCTGTGCGCTCGCCACCAACGGCACTTTGCTGAGGCGGGAACGTATGGCAGAGCTGCTTGCCCCACTCACCTGGCTCCGCATTAATATCAGTGCAGCAACTCCAGAATCTTACCGGAGAATTCACGGAGCGCCTCTTTTCGACAAGGTCGTTGAGAATATAAGGCTGGCAGTTGAAACCAGAAATAACAATGGCCTGGCAACCACCATCGGCATGCAGATGGTCCTGACCTATGACAACCTTGACGATATTGTCCCGCTGAGCAAACTGGGGGCTGAACTCGGAGTGGATTATCTGGTTATCAAGCCATGCTCGGATGATCCACAGAAGAGCCTCAATGCCCCTACCGGTGAATACCTTGAGCTGGCAGAGGTCTTCAGAGCGGCGGAGGCTTGCAGCAGCAACGGTTACAACGTCGTGGTGAAAGCCAACAAGCTGGCCAATAGCGGACTAAAGGATTTTCCCCGCTGCTTTGGTACCAGGTTTATCATCAACATCAGCGGTGACGGCAGCGTCTTCCCCTGCGGTCATTTTTTCAGCACCAGGCGCGAGGAATTCTGTATGGGGAATATCCTGGAGAATTCCTTCGGGGAGATCTTGTCCAGCGATCGATATTGGTCGGTCCAGGATAAAATAGCCTCCATAGATGTCAACCGGGAGTGCGAGACCAATTGTCGCCACTACTATATCTGCGGTTTTCTCTGGAAACTCAGAAATCCCCCCCCGCACCTGGATTTTATCTGA